One Temnothorax longispinosus isolate EJ_2023e chromosome 8, Tlon_JGU_v1, whole genome shotgun sequence genomic region harbors:
- the LOC139818353 gene encoding probable salivary secreted peptide codes for MSAYKYIAGLAFLITVLLTINTVPANGSVESYVSANQASHHLIVGFRMPGDKLVLKENIVKNSGWMQVKVIEKTFSVPRGERITMVEALDQKTNGNGAYASIKGGGPGHNNVTMKFKSQRSHGINFVLQLYSRL; via the coding sequence ATGTCGGCGTACAAGTACATAGCCGGTTTGGCCTTTCTGATCACCGTTCTGTTGACCATCAACACCGTACCCGCTAATGGATCTGTCGAGTCCTATGTTTCCGCCAACCAGGCATCACATCATCTGATTGTCGGCTTCAGGATGCCCGGCGACAAACTCGTCCTCAAAGAAAACATCGTCAAGAATTCTGGCTGGATGCAAGTCAAGGTTATTGAGAAGACCTTCAGTGTTCCGAGAGGGGAACGTATTACTATGGTTGAAGCATTGGACCAGAAGACGAATGGAAACGGTGCTTACGCTAGTATTAAGGGAGGTGGACCCGGACACAACAACGTCACCATGAAGTTCAAAAGTCAGAGGAGTCACGGCATTAACTTCGTCCTTCAGCTTTATTCACGACTTTAA
- the LOC139818354 gene encoding probable salivary secreted peptide: MSEYKYIVGLAFLVTILLTINTVLANGSIDSYAPANKSYSSNHLIVGSRVHGDRLALLQRIEKSSSWGKVQVIKKTFDVSRWGRITMIEALDQTTYGAYASILRGGLGHNYVTIQFKSRRGHNIKFLVQLFARSY, translated from the coding sequence ATGTCGGAGTACAAGTACATAGTCGGTTTGGCCTTTCTGGTCACCATTCTGTTGACCATCAACACCGTACTCGCTAATGGATCTATCGATTCCTATGCTCCCGCCAACAAGTCATACAGTTCAAATCATCTGATTGTCGGCTCCAGGGTGCATGGCGACAGACTCGCCCTCCTGCAGAGAATCGAAAAAAGTTCTAGCTGGGGAAAGGTTCAGGTTATTAAGAAGACCTTCGATGTCTCGAGGTGGGGACGTATCACTATGATTGAAGCATTGGACCAGACGACGTATGGCGCGTACGCTAGTATTCTGAGAGGTGGACTCGGACACAACTACGTCACCATACAGTTCAAGAGTCGGAGAGGTCACAACATTAAGTTCCTCGTTCAGCTTTTTGCACGGTCTTATTAA
- the LOC139817904 gene encoding probable salivary secreted peptide: MSAYKYIAGLAFLVTVLLTIITVPANGSIDSYAPANKSHHLRVGYRMPGDRLVLRQSIVKNSGWQKVQVVEKTFNVSRFDRITMVEALDQKTNGNGAYASILRGGPGHNNVTMKFKSQRGHGINFVVQLYARP, encoded by the coding sequence ATGTCGGCGTACAAGTACATAGCCGGTTTGGCCTTTCTGGTCACCGTTCTGTTGACCATCATCACCGTACCCGCTAATGGATCTATCGATTCCTATGCTCCCGCCAACAAGTCACATCATCTGAGAGTCGGCTACAGGATGCCCGGCGACAGACTCGTCCTCAGACAGAGCATCGTCAAGAATTCTGGCTGGCAGAAAGTCCAGGTTGTTGAGAAGACCTTCAATGTTTCGAGGTTCGATCGTATCACTATGGTTGAAGCATTGGATCAGAAGACGAATGGAAACGGCGCATACGCTAGTATTCTAAGAGGTGGACCTGGACACAACAACGTCACAATGAAGTTCAAGAGTCAGAGGGGTCACGGCATCAACTTTGTCGTTCAGCTTTATGCACGACCTTAA
- the LOC139817893 gene encoding probable salivary secreted peptide, with translation MSAYKYIAGLAFLVTVLLTINTVPANGSIDSYAPANKSHHLIVGYRMPGDRLVLKDRIIKNSSWMKVVTVEKTFNVESRWERITMVEALDQKTNGNGAHATVLGGGPGHNNVTLKFKSQRGHSINFVVQLYARP, from the coding sequence ATGTCGGCGTACAAGTACATAGCCGGTTTGGCCTTTCTGGTCACCGTTCTGTTGACCATCAACACCGTACCCGCTAATGGATCTATCGATTCCTATGCTCCCGCCAACAAGTCACATCATCTGATTGTCGGCTACAGGATGCCTGGCGACAGACTCGTCCTCAAGGACAGAATCATCAAAAATTCTAGCTGGATGAAGGTTGTAACTGTTGAGAAGACTTTCAATGTCGAGTCGAGGTGGGAACGTATCACTATGGTTGAAGCATTGGACCAGAAGACAAATGGAAACGGCGCGCACGCTACTGTTCTGGGAGGTGGACCCGGACACAACAACGTCACCTTGAAGTTCAAGAGTCAGAGGGGTCACAGCATTAACTTCGTCGTTCAGCTTTATGCACGACCTTAA